The Siniperca chuatsi isolate FFG_IHB_CAS linkage group LG2, ASM2008510v1, whole genome shotgun sequence genome window below encodes:
- the plch2b gene encoding 1-phosphatidylinositol 4,5-bisphosphate phosphodiesterase eta-2 isoform X3, which yields MGQESWTQMYSSGMNSAPAMAPLSPGLSGSPPLSSLSPKKTTFQSLGSLSAGMFSPSLGKGSSHQAKQPSSPLKSPTLSIMSSPKLWQKASISRLAEEFFWIGGSVVAQPKWRLGQIVERCMCTMQAGTQMTKLKGKKKGLVRFFYLDEHKSCIRWRPSRKHDKAKLTIDSIHEVCEGKRSEIFRRYADNRFDPNCCFSIYYGERVKSLDLVSTNAEEARTWITGLKYLMAGISDEDSLARRQRTRDQWLQQTFSEADKNGDGTLSIGEVHQLLHKLNVNLPKQKVRQMFQEADTDENQGSLGFEEFCSFYKMISTRRDLYLIMISYSNQKEVMDLQDLARFLENEQKMRGLAREHLADIVAKFEPCPENLQRMVLGIDGFTNFMRSPTGDIFNPEHNQVNQDMTQPLSNYFIATSHNTYLTGDQLLSQSRVEMYAYVLQAGCRCVEVDCWDGPDGEPIIHHGYTLTSKILFKDVVETINKYAFTKSQYPVILSIENHCTVPQQKKMAEYLREVLQDKLDLSNVNIHECKKLPSPEILKGKVLVKGKKLPTNIDPDAEEGDVSDEDTGDEEEEEDDDDDDNAQEGNSVTSANQTKKKRRFGRSIIRSFKRKRKKRIRVKNQTTSDGESDHSSSRERTQIVYHPKKRKTMRLSRALSDLVKYTKSVRVHDIETQAFANSWQVSSLNETVMNQILQLKPGELVRFNQRQLLRVYPSNYRVDSSNFNPQPYWNAGCHMAAFNPMLEDPLPGHRKTQLVLKIISGQQLPKPKDSMFGDRGEIIDPFVEVEIIGIPVDCSKQQTRVVDDNGFNPMWEETLIFNIQMPQIALVRFEVWDHDPIGRDFIGQRTVAFRSMMPGFRHVYLEGMAESSIFVHVAINDITGKIKPTNAVQAARKHIQKAAQKHMKGHQKQPSLDFSVLSSEDGRALYFRKDLDTISQDSRNGEMSPLVQGPAAKAAIHKGAMSEPVRRAHRVKIHEPPEKRRGIFSRMSSTDSHNMGAVPCVKAESFDLETSSQASCPDGPAPDSQNTIQEELENEPDESPESNCAEQETVQTFEPEQPEQSEELPTEPEPDKDISIDPEQPPETLSQTDSLPQPLSVPQTLFQPEAKFYPPIPPSSPARVRRTLEAPATPQLSTPIRTKARSHSCPRKQTTSPQTPTVNRKPAFHWQIQRAQNCGSYISQVRPIPNGLCLSDSTSNSSDGSTDSLEFVPSCVPAGAEQHDGTLQREMKALFDQKMRELRCKSPLFLNDHSLDL from the exons ATGGGACAGGAGAGTTGGACTCAAATGTACAGTTCAGGGATGAACAGTGCCCCAGCGATGGCACCTCTGTCTCCAGGGCTGAGTGGCAGCCCACCGCTGTCCTCTCTGTCACCCAAGAAGACCACCTTTCAGTCTTTAGGATCTCTGTCAGCAGGAATGTTCTCCCCCTCGCTTGGTAAGGGCTCCTCTCATCAGGCGAAACAGCCCTCGAGTCCCTTGAAATCACCCACCCTGTCCATTATGAGCTCTCCAAAACTATGGCAGAAAGCATCCATCTCCAGACTTGCAGAGGAGTTTTTCTGGATTGGTGGCAGTGTCGTCGCACAACCGAAATGGAGACTGGGTCAGATAG TGGAGAGGTGTATGTGCACCATGCAGGCTGGCACTCAGATGACCAAACTAaaggggaagaaaaaaggaTTGGTCCGATTCTTTTACTTGGACGAGCACAAGTCCTGCATCCGGTGGCGGCCCTCCAGGAAACATGACAAGGCCAAAT TAACTATTGATTCAATCCATGAAGTCTGCGAGGGGAAAAGGTCAGAGATCTTCAGGCGGTACGCAGACAACCGCTTCGACCCAAACTGCTGCTTCAGTATTTACTACGGGGAGCGTGTGAAGTCCTTGGACCTGGTCTCCACCAACGCAGAGGAGGCCCGCACCTGGATCACTGGGCTGAAATACCTCATGGCTGGTATCAGTGATGAAGACAGTTTGGCCCGGAGGCAACGCACCCGTGATCA ATGGTTACAGCAGACTTTCTCTGAGGCCGACAAAAATGGAGATGGCACCTTGAGCATTGGAGAGGTTCACCAGCTGCTCCACAAACTCAATGTGAATTTACCCAAGCAGAAAGTCAGGCAGATGTTTCAA GAAGCAGACACGGACGAGAACCAGGGCTCTCTGGGCTTTGAAGAATTCTGTTCGTTCTACAAGATGATTTCCACACGCAGAGACCTCTACCTGATAATGATCTCCTACAGCAATCAGAAAGAAGTCATGGATCTTCAGGACCTTGCACGCTTTCTGGAAAATGAACAGAAG atgCGAGGTCTTGCCAGAGAGCATCTAGCTGACATCGTGGCCAAGTTTGAGCCATGTCCTGAGAACCTGCAGCGTATGGTACTGGGTATTGATG GTTTTACCAACTTCATGAGGAGTCCTACAGGTGATATCTTCAACCCAGAGCACAATCAGGTGAACCAGGATATGACGCAGCCTTTGAGTAACTACTTCATTGCCACCTCACACAACACCTACCTGACAGGAGACCAGCTGCTCTCTCAGTCTAGAGTGGAAATGTATGCCTATGTTCTCCAGGCAGGCTGTCGTTGTGTGGAGG tGGACTGCTGGGATGGGCCTGACGGGGAGCCCATCATTCATCACGGCTACACCTTGACATCCAAAATTCTCTTCAAAGACGTTGTTGAAACAATTAACAAATATGCCTTCACAAAATCACA gTATCCAGTGATCTTGTCCATAGAGAACCACTGCACTGTGCCTCAGCAGAAGAAGATGGCTGAGTATCTGAGAGAGGTGCTACAGGACAAACTGGATCTGTCCAATGTCAATATACATGAATGCAAGAAGCTGCCCTCCCCTGAGATCCTGAAAGGGAAAGTTTTAGTCAAG GGGAAAAAGCTGCCAACAAACATTGATCCTGATGCAGAGGAGGGTGATGTGTCTGATGAAGACACTggtgatgaggaagaagaggaagacgatgatgatgatgataacgcACAG GAAGGGAATAGTGTTACCTCTGCCAATCAAACCAAGAAGAAGAGACGATTTGGTAGATCGATCATAAGGAGCTTCAAACGGAAG aggaaaaagagaatCAGAGTGAAAAATCAGACGACGTCTGATGGCGAGTCagaccacagcagcagcagggaaaGGACACAAATTGTTTACCATCCCAA GAAGAGGAAAACAATGAGGTTGTCCCGAGCTCTGTCTGACCTGGTCAAGTACACAAAGTCAGTCCGCGTGCATGACATAGAAACACAAG CATTTGCAAACAGTTGGCAGGTATCATCCCTCAACGAGACTGTTATGAACCAGATCTTACAGCTGAAGCCGGGTGAGTTGGTCCGTTTCAACCAGCGCCAACTTCTAAGAGTTTACCCGTCCAACTACAGAGTGGACTCGAGCAACTTCAACCCACAGCCATACTGGAATGCAGGATGCCATATGG cTGCCTTTAACCCGATGTTGGAGGATCCTCTACCAGGACACAGAAAGACTCAGTTAGTGCTGAAGATCATCAGTGGACAGCAGcttcccaaacccaaagactcAATGTTTGGggacagaggagag ATTATCGATCCCTTTGTTGAGGTTGAGATAATTGGTATACCTGTTGATTGTTCCAAGCAGCAGACCAGGGTGGTGGATGATAATG GTTTCAACCCAATGTGGGAGGAGACCCTCATCTTCAACATTCAAATGCCGCAGATCGCTCTGGTGCGTTTCGAAGTGTGGGATCATGATCCTATTGGACGAGATTTCATTGGACAGAGGACTGTTGCTTTCAGAAGTATGATGCCAG GTTTTCGGCATGTGTACCTGGAGGGGATGGCAGAGTCGTCAATCTTTGTTCATGTCGCTATCAATGATATAACAGGAAAG ATCAAACCCACAAATGCAGTCCAAGCAGCCAGAAAACATATCCAAAAAGCTGCCCAGAAGCATATGAAGGGTCATCAAAAACAGCCTTCTCTAGACTTCTCTGTCCTGTCCTCAGAAGACGGACGTGCGCTGTACTTCCGCAAGGATCTGGACACCATCTCTCAAGACAGCAGGAATGGGGAAATGTCTCCTCTGGTACAAGGGCCAGCAGCCAAGGCTGCCATCCACAAAGGGGCCATGAGTGAGCCAGTGAGGCGAGCTCACAGAGTTAAAATTCATGAACCaccagagaaaaggagagggatCTTCAGCCGGATGTCCTCCACTGACTCCCACAACATGGGGGCTGTTCCCTGTGTGAAAGCCGAAAGCTTTGACCTTGAGACCTCTTCCCAAGCTTCTTGTCCTGATGGTCCTGCGCCTGACAGCCAAAATACAATTCAAGAAGAGTTGGAGAATGAACCTGATGAATCACCAGAGTCAAACTGTGCTGAGCAGGAGACAGTTCAGACATTTGAACCAGAGCAGCCTGAACAATCTGAGGAATTACCAACAGAACCAGAGCCAGACAAGGACATTTCCATTGATCCTGAGCAACCACCAGAAACTCTGAGTCAGACTGATTCCCTccctcagcctctgtcagtgcCACAGACTCTGTTCCAGCCTGAAGCCAAATTCTATCCACCCATCCCTCCATCGTCCCCTGCCAGGGTGAGACGGACCTTAGAGGCTCCAGCCACCCCCCAACTGTCCACACCAATACGAACAAAGGCGCGCTCACACAGTTGCCCTCGAAAACAGACTACCTCTCCACAGACGCCGACGGTGAACCGCAAGCCTGCTTTCCACTGGCAGATACAGCGAGCACAAAACTGCGGCAGCTACATCAGCCAGGTGAGGCCCATACCCAATggcctctgcctgtctgacagcACATCCAACAGCAGTGACGGCAGCACTGACAGCCTGGAGTTTGTGCCCTCCTGTGTGCCAGCCGGGGCAGAGCAACATGACGGCACCCTGCAGAGGGAGATGAAGGCCCTTTTTGACCAGAAGATGAGAGAGCTCCGCTGTAAATCGCCGCTTTTTCTAAATG ACCACAGTTTAGATTTGTGA